A section of the Pseudomonas tritici genome encodes:
- a CDS encoding sigma-70 region 4 domain-containing protein, translated as MFGFFSGIQKEINRGFYGQLARRDQDAFLQHLYDKGYSVPEISKEMAVTAPNIYNRITAHRGRGPQTN; from the coding sequence ATGTTTGGTTTTTTCTCAGGCATCCAGAAAGAAATAAATCGCGGCTTTTACGGCCAGCTTGCCCGGCGTGACCAAGACGCTTTCTTGCAACATCTCTATGACAAAGGCTACTCAGTCCCGGAGATCAGCAAAGAAATGGCGGTCACGGCACCCAACATTTACAACCGCATCACCGCGCATCGCGGGCGCGGCCCACAAACCAATTGA
- a CDS encoding thioesterase II family protein, whose product MAEPSIQDMTELMRQLMDAIRPYTDKPWALLGCSLGCKIALEVARTLASEGRHPQLVFLMACPAPSFPIQRKVSDYSEEDSPSKSDTWAARDSALSEGYCVATDTTLAVPMVMIAASDDHLVTVEAARRWKRHAAAGFDWRLVDGGHFFLRQQRTQLLGWLSEALQHPPR is encoded by the coding sequence ATCGCCGAACCGAGCATTCAGGACATGACGGAACTGATGCGCCAGCTCATGGACGCGATCCGGCCCTACACCGACAAACCCTGGGCATTGCTGGGTTGCAGCCTGGGGTGCAAGATCGCCCTCGAAGTGGCGCGGACCTTGGCCAGCGAGGGTCGCCACCCGCAGTTGGTGTTCCTGATGGCGTGCCCGGCGCCGAGTTTTCCGATCCAGCGCAAAGTGTCGGACTACAGCGAGGAGGATTCGCCCTCGAAGTCCGACACCTGGGCGGCACGCGACAGTGCCTTGTCGGAAGGCTACTGCGTAGCAACCGATACGACCCTGGCGGTGCCGATGGTGATGATTGCCGCCAGCGATGATCACCTGGTCACGGTGGAAGCCGCGCGCCGCTGGAAACGGCACGCAGCAGCCGGTTTCGACTGGCGCCTGGTGGACGGCGGGCACTTTTTCCTGCGTCAGCAACGCACGCAGCTATTGGGCTGGCTGTCTGAAGCCCTGCAACACCCGCCGCGCTGA
- a CDS encoding LysR family transcriptional regulator, with protein MNRNDLRRVDLNLLIVFETLMHERSVTRAAEKLFLGQPAISAALSRLRGLFDDPLFVRTGRSMEPSARAVEIFALLSPALDSISTAVSRAAEFDPATSTAVFRIGLSDDVEFALLPQLLKRLRAESPGIVLVVRRVNYILMPGLLASGEISIGVSYTADLPANAKRKVLRRSLPKLLRADSVPGSLSLDDFCARPHALVSFAGDLSGFIDEELEKLDRKRHVVLAVPQFNGLGTLLAGTDILATVPDYAAEALTSAGGLRAEDPPLPVRSFELHMAWRGSQDNDPGERWLRSRIQMFFGDPESL; from the coding sequence ATGAACCGTAACGACCTGCGTCGTGTCGACCTTAACCTCTTGATCGTATTCGAAACCTTGATGCATGAGCGCAGTGTGACCCGCGCCGCCGAGAAACTGTTCCTCGGCCAGCCAGCCATCAGCGCGGCGTTGTCACGCCTGCGCGGGCTGTTTGATGACCCGTTGTTCGTGCGCACCGGCCGCAGCATGGAACCTTCGGCCCGGGCGGTAGAAATCTTCGCCCTGCTCTCCCCGGCGCTGGACTCGATTTCCACCGCGGTCAGCCGCGCCGCTGAATTCGACCCGGCCACCAGCACCGCGGTATTCCGCATCGGCCTGTCCGACGACGTCGAGTTCGCCCTGCTGCCCCAACTGCTCAAACGCCTGCGCGCCGAGTCACCCGGTATCGTGCTGGTCGTGCGTCGCGTCAATTACATCCTGATGCCCGGCTTGCTGGCCTCCGGCGAAATCTCCATCGGTGTCAGCTACACCGCGGACTTGCCGGCCAACGCCAAGCGCAAAGTGCTGCGCCGCAGCCTGCCAAAACTGCTGCGCGCCGACAGCGTGCCGGGCTCGCTGAGCCTGGACGACTTCTGCGCCCGCCCCCACGCGCTGGTGTCATTTGCCGGCGACTTGAGCGGGTTCATTGATGAAGAACTGGAAAAACTCGACCGCAAACGCCACGTGGTATTGGCCGTACCGCAATTCAACGGCCTGGGCACCTTGCTCGCGGGCACGGACATCCTCGCGACCGTGCCGGACTACGCGGCCGAGGCGTTGACCTCGGCGGGTGGGTTGCGTGCGGAAGACCCGCCATTGCCCGTGCGCAGCTTTGAGTTGCATATGGCGTGGCGTGGATCACAGGATAATGACCCGGGCGAGCGCTGGTTGCGGTCGCGGATTCAGATGTTTTTTGGCGATCCTGAGAGTCTTTAG
- a CDS encoding zinc-dependent alcohol dehydrogenase family protein has product MSRTIRFHKFGPAEVLKCEEHAAAQPAPGEVQVRVEAIGISWYDILWRQNLASSHARLPSGLGHEMAGVVVAVGDGVDDLAVGDKVASFPAESPNDYPVYGEQIVLPRSALTRYPDVLSPIEASVHYTPLLIAYFAYVDLARVKPGQFALVTDASHCAGPSFVQLGKALGVRVIAATKDSAEREYLLSLGAEKVIVTEEQDLLMQINKFTDNRGVDVVFDGLGGPQMSLLGDVLAPRGSLVLYGLQGGNQTPFPACAAFQKNIQFFVHCIGNFTGKPELGIIQDHVALQRALRDINQLTADRVLVPLKTTVFPFNQFVEAHRYMDECPCRERVALQVEAV; this is encoded by the coding sequence ATGTCCCGCACGATCCGTTTTCACAAGTTTGGTCCGGCCGAGGTGCTCAAATGCGAAGAGCATGCAGCCGCGCAGCCCGCACCGGGCGAAGTGCAGGTGCGTGTCGAAGCGATTGGCATCAGCTGGTATGACATTTTGTGGCGCCAGAACCTGGCGTCTTCCCATGCAAGATTACCGTCCGGTCTTGGCCATGAAATGGCCGGGGTGGTCGTCGCCGTAGGCGATGGCGTGGATGACTTGGCAGTGGGCGATAAAGTGGCCAGTTTTCCGGCCGAGAGCCCCAATGACTACCCGGTGTATGGCGAGCAGATCGTCCTGCCCCGTTCTGCCCTGACCCGGTACCCGGATGTCTTGAGCCCTATTGAAGCGAGCGTGCATTACACGCCGCTGTTGATCGCCTACTTCGCCTACGTGGACTTGGCACGGGTCAAGCCCGGGCAATTTGCCCTGGTGACTGACGCCAGCCACTGCGCCGGTCCGTCCTTTGTACAGCTGGGCAAGGCCCTGGGTGTGCGGGTGATTGCCGCCACCAAGGACAGCGCGGAGCGTGAGTATCTGCTGTCGCTCGGTGCGGAAAAGGTCATCGTCACCGAAGAGCAAGACCTGCTGATGCAAATCAACAAGTTCACCGACAACCGCGGTGTCGACGTGGTGTTCGACGGTTTGGGTGGCCCGCAGATGTCCTTGCTCGGTGACGTACTGGCACCGCGTGGCAGCCTGGTGCTGTATGGCTTGCAGGGCGGTAACCAGACGCCCTTCCCGGCGTGTGCGGCGTTCCAGAAGAACATTCAGTTTTTTGTGCACTGCATCGGTAACTTCACTGGCAAACCGGAGCTGGGCATCATTCAGGACCACGTAGCCTTGCAACGGGCGTTGCGCGATATCAACCAACTGACAGCTGACCGCGTGCTGGTGCCGTTGAAAACCACCGTGTTTCCGTTCAATCAGTTCGTGGAAGCGCACCGATATATGGACGAATGCCCGTGCCGCGAGCGTGTTGCGTTGCAGGTTGAGGCTGTTTAG
- a CDS encoding PLP-dependent aminotransferase family protein → MILRGERRADFAYQAVYRYMINLINDVSTDARVKLPSLRQLAGRLNVSISTVQYAYSLLEKEGRVYSVAKSGYYAWPMSANPLAWAAGDLLDRLYAAARRPGMVVLSGDEPALLVSLDSNLLRLERELVRHYPQHLQPWAQPCGVWELRAALAARYTSSPTRCWHADDVYIGADLRGVLDILVEVLGLRGTTVIVESPCDWLVLRLLQDAGVRIIELPWTLQGRLDLVTLDQLLCDEPVHLVLLSSAVSLPAGVAMPTQDRLAVAQMLDQYGCWLLENDTYGELGFTEPQAALRELVNPERLMVFSSFEKVLGSEAPYGYLLSRRMSSELQRQFLLRSFRLSSIRQRAIARLYQSGRIDQHLRTLHLQLRQQAEEMRHRLDQHLGDQVAYRAPTAGATFWLGATKPVDMRQVFQRLLAQQIVIAPGELFSVSGLHQQNLRLSYAFHGQPDLDIALAAISEALHQAQTG, encoded by the coding sequence ATGATACTGCGCGGCGAACGGCGGGCGGATTTCGCGTATCAGGCGGTTTACCGCTACATGATCAACCTGATCAACGACGTCAGTACTGACGCGCGGGTAAAGCTGCCGTCCCTTCGGCAATTGGCGGGGCGGCTGAACGTGTCGATCTCGACGGTCCAGTACGCGTACTCGCTGCTTGAGAAGGAGGGCAGGGTCTATTCGGTGGCCAAGTCGGGCTATTACGCCTGGCCTATGTCGGCAAACCCGCTGGCGTGGGCGGCTGGCGACCTGCTCGATCGGCTTTACGCAGCGGCGCGCCGCCCGGGCATGGTGGTGCTCAGTGGCGATGAACCTGCGTTGCTGGTGTCACTGGATAGCAACCTGTTGCGCCTGGAGCGGGAGTTGGTGCGCCACTACCCGCAACATCTGCAACCCTGGGCCCAGCCCTGCGGTGTCTGGGAACTGCGCGCAGCGCTGGCGGCGCGTTATACCTCTTCGCCCACTCGCTGTTGGCATGCCGATGACGTCTACATCGGCGCCGACCTGCGCGGTGTGCTGGACATCCTTGTCGAAGTCTTGGGCCTGAGGGGGACGACGGTAATTGTGGAATCACCCTGCGACTGGCTGGTCTTGCGCCTGCTCCAAGATGCCGGGGTACGTATTATCGAGTTGCCCTGGACGCTGCAGGGGCGCCTGGACCTGGTGACTCTTGACCAATTGTTGTGCGATGAGCCGGTGCACCTGGTGTTGCTGTCGTCGGCCGTCAGCCTGCCGGCAGGTGTGGCTATGCCGACCCAGGACCGCCTGGCCGTTGCGCAAATGCTCGATCAGTACGGTTGCTGGCTATTGGAAAACGACACCTATGGCGAATTGGGGTTCACAGAACCGCAGGCAGCCTTGCGCGAACTGGTGAACCCCGAGCGACTGATGGTGTTTTCCTCTTTCGAGAAAGTCCTTGGGTCGGAAGCCCCTTATGGTTATCTGCTGTCTCGGCGCATGAGCAGTGAATTGCAGCGCCAGTTCCTGCTGCGTTCCTTTCGGTTGTCGTCGATTCGCCAGCGAGCGATTGCCCGCCTTTATCAAAGCGGGCGCATCGACCAGCACCTGCGCACACTGCACCTGCAGTTACGCCAGCAGGCAGAGGAAATGCGTCACCGCCTGGATCAGCATCTGGGGGACCAAGTGGCCTACCGCGCGCCGACTGCCGGGGCGACGTTTTGGTTGGGCGCCACAAAGCCCGTGGATATGCGCCAGGTGTTCCAGCGCCTGCTCGCCCAGCAGATAGTGATTGCACCCGGCGAGCTGTTTAGTGTCAGTGGCCTGCATCAACAGAACCTGCGCCTGAGCTACGCCTTTCACGGGCAACCCGACCTGGATATCGCCCTGGCTGCTATAAGCGAAGCACTGCATCAGGCGCAGACCGGATGA
- the pgm gene encoding phosphoglucomutase (alpha-D-glucose-1,6-bisphosphate-dependent) yields MTISPFAGKPAPAQLLVDIPRLVTAYYTGQPDAAISTQRVAFGTSGHRGSSFELSFNEWHVLAISQAICLYREAQGINGPLFVGLDTHALSTPAGASALEVLAANGVHVMLAEGDEYTPTPAISHAIICYNRGRTSGLADGIVITPSHNPPQSGGYKYNPPNGGPADTHVTKWIEAKANELLANKLAGVKRITHAQALKADTTHRHDYLNSYVADLVNVIDMDAIRSVDLRLGVDPLGGAGVRYWSAIAEHYRLNLDVVNTEVDSTFRFMSVDWDGQIRMDPSSSYAMQGLIGLKDRFDVAFACDPDHDRHGIVTPSGGLLAPNNYLAVSIDYLFQNRPDWRADAAVGKTVVSSGLIDRVAGRIGRRLYEVPVGFKWFADGLFDGSLGFGGEESAGASFLRKDGSVWSTDKDGLIPALLAAEMTSRKGQDPSQIYRGLTDALGEPFAIRVDAKATPAQKALLGKLSPDQVTSTELAGESIQQILSHAPGNNQAIGGLKVMTENGWFAARPSGTEDIYKIYAESFIGEDHLKQLVEEAQVLVDGAISQ; encoded by the coding sequence ATGACAATCAGTCCTTTTGCGGGCAAGCCGGCGCCAGCCCAGTTGCTGGTGGATATCCCGCGACTGGTCACGGCCTATTACACCGGCCAGCCTGATGCAGCAATCTCCACCCAACGTGTGGCTTTTGGTACCTCCGGGCACCGGGGCAGCTCATTCGAATTGAGCTTCAACGAATGGCATGTGCTCGCCATCAGCCAAGCCATCTGCCTGTATCGTGAAGCCCAGGGCATCAACGGCCCACTGTTTGTCGGCCTCGACACCCACGCGCTGTCCACGCCCGCCGGTGCCAGCGCGCTGGAAGTGCTGGCTGCCAATGGCGTGCACGTGATGCTGGCCGAAGGCGATGAGTACACGCCGACCCCGGCAATTTCCCACGCGATCATCTGCTACAACCGTGGCCGCACCAGCGGCCTGGCCGACGGCATCGTCATCACGCCGTCGCACAACCCGCCGCAGAGTGGCGGCTATAAGTACAACCCACCCAACGGCGGCCCGGCAGATACGCACGTCACCAAGTGGATCGAAGCCAAGGCCAATGAACTGTTGGCCAACAAACTGGCCGGGGTCAAGCGCATCACCCATGCACAGGCGCTCAAGGCCGACACCACCCATCGCCATGATTACCTCAACAGCTATGTGGCTGACCTGGTCAATGTGATCGACATGGACGCCATCCGCAGCGTCGATCTGCGCCTGGGTGTGGACCCGCTGGGCGGAGCAGGGGTGCGCTACTGGTCGGCGATTGCCGAGCACTACCGCCTGAACCTGGACGTGGTGAACACGGAAGTCGACTCGACGTTCCGCTTCATGAGCGTTGACTGGGACGGTCAGATCCGCATGGACCCGTCCTCCAGCTACGCGATGCAGGGCCTGATCGGTCTCAAGGATCGCTTTGACGTGGCCTTCGCCTGCGACCCGGACCACGACCGCCACGGCATCGTCACGCCGTCCGGTGGCCTGTTGGCACCGAACAATTACCTGGCAGTGTCCATCGATTACCTGTTCCAGAACCGTCCTGACTGGCGCGCTGACGCCGCCGTGGGCAAGACCGTAGTCAGCAGCGGCCTGATTGATCGCGTGGCTGGACGTATTGGCCGTCGCCTGTACGAAGTGCCGGTCGGCTTCAAGTGGTTTGCCGATGGACTGTTCGACGGTTCGTTGGGCTTTGGCGGCGAAGAAAGCGCCGGCGCCTCGTTCCTGCGCAAGGATGGCAGCGTATGGAGCACTGACAAAGACGGTTTGATCCCGGCGCTGCTGGCAGCGGAGATGACCTCGCGCAAAGGCCAGGACCCAAGCCAGATCTACCGCGGCCTGACCGACGCCCTGGGCGAGCCATTTGCGATTCGCGTGGATGCCAAGGCCACGCCGGCGCAGAAAGCCTTGCTCGGCAAGCTGTCACCGGACCAAGTGACGTCCACTGAATTGGCCGGGGAAAGCATCCAGCAGATCCTTAGCCACGCACCGGGTAACAACCAGGCGATCGGCGGCTTGAAGGTGATGACCGAAAACGGCTGGTTTGCTGCACGGCCATCGGGTACTGAGGACATTTACAAGATCTACGCCGAAAGCTTTATTGGCGAAGATCACCTCAAGCAATTGGTGGAAGAAGCGCAGGTGTTGGTAGACGGCGCCATTTCTCAGTAA
- a CDS encoding pirin family protein has translation MLELRPFTSLGGAHHGWLDAHHHFSFAEYHDPNRMHWGNLRVWNDDIIAPGTGFPQHPHRDMEIITYVREGAISHADNLGNKGRTEAGDVQVMSAGTGIAHSEYNLEDTPTQIFQIWIIPNEAGLPPSWGAKPFPKGDREGFVTLASGKAGDSDSLRIRADARLVAANLKAGESAEYRLDSGRRAYLVPATGVIEVNGLRAQARDGIAVEDEQMLRVTAIEDSEIVLVDLA, from the coding sequence ATGCTTGAACTTCGACCTTTCACTTCCTTGGGCGGCGCCCACCACGGCTGGCTTGACGCTCATCACCACTTTTCATTTGCCGAGTACCACGACCCCAACCGCATGCACTGGGGCAACCTGCGCGTTTGGAACGACGACATCATCGCGCCGGGGACCGGGTTCCCGCAGCACCCACACCGCGATATGGAAATCATCACCTATGTGCGTGAAGGTGCGATCAGCCATGCCGACAACCTCGGCAACAAAGGCCGCACCGAAGCGGGAGATGTACAGGTCATGAGTGCAGGCACCGGGATCGCTCACAGCGAGTACAACCTGGAAGATACGCCGACCCAGATTTTCCAGATCTGGATTATCCCGAATGAAGCCGGATTGCCGCCTTCCTGGGGAGCCAAGCCGTTTCCGAAAGGTGATCGCGAAGGATTTGTAACACTGGCCAGTGGCAAGGCAGGCGATAGCGACAGCCTGCGTATTCGGGCGGATGCGCGGCTGGTTGCGGCAAATCTGAAGGCTGGGGAAAGTGCTGAGTACCGGCTGGACAGCGGTCGACGGGCTTATCTGGTGCCTGCGACCGGCGTGATTGAAGTCAATGGCTTGCGTGCGCAAGCTCGAGACGGCATTGCGGTAGAGGATGAGCAGATGTTGCGGGTGACTGCGATTGAAGACAGCGAAATTGTCTTGGTCGACCTGGCCTGA
- a CDS encoding UvrD-helicase domain-containing protein: protein MSQQPPDLPPELRPLAEMPWLKRLAARLFGHGLTRLRAQHRFSWLHGQADGFRSGHEAGVEYGYREGKADGLEEGRQVLLIRDFRPDEHRAPGVDDTLFDDWRLPLTAELKKRIKADVARLLPAHAQPSAAQWKMIFSDTPSTSVIAGAGAGKSTSLVLRILLLTHYLGFELSSMTVVTFTRESRKDFINKLIEILSLWGQPLGMKEAQAVVRTFHSRILPMVRSLPGFERLQAFENLNSGVEDADGNPFDLRINEAQRQQMNACYHRLHGQHARFRELIAPLARHGLQLKALERDHPDVQKRMAVTELAAKRDEELCDAIEDLWFRAGAWPIKGIEPNRQPVGINGAQFHCHGYIRELDAWVVLGFDSRENAQISRPNAKLSLRAEWAVKRTLFQAFCRKPLIWLDSYESSRRLLSSLAGDATAGPGFDYKVKGELASAPLLDSFVMAAGFIENLGLDVPTAVGKMSFAKDDPDRFFFEALSIFWKALEDHLLDQSPPIMTYNRMFSLFGENTPENLKLLSDTLLRPLSHLMIDEFQDVSPQIVSWIRASLREIRSRGPAMHVGRGAQRSSLLCVGDDWQSIYGWRGSSPKYFMAFNNEFPSPATTRVMLGENYRSHQHIIDAAEHIVRAAPAIPGKKAKASGAPKALVPVKVLERDDAALGRLLLEHYQKGESVLMLYRKSSDKLLIQEHIQPAINVDSSLPPPMRRLKQLTYHSAKGLQADAVFLLGDCQHVTSSPYKNQVYRMAGLGKDGDSEPYDNAQKDEVLRLAYVGITRAVSHCYWYVEKPEAQAVNMPKASERVDCKKAFFDDQRS from the coding sequence GTGTCGCAACAACCGCCTGATTTGCCCCCCGAACTGCGCCCTCTGGCTGAAATGCCTTGGTTGAAGCGCCTGGCCGCGCGCCTGTTTGGCCATGGTCTGACTCGCCTGCGCGCCCAGCACCGGTTTTCATGGCTGCACGGTCAGGCCGACGGTTTTCGCAGCGGGCATGAAGCGGGTGTGGAATATGGCTATCGCGAGGGCAAGGCTGACGGCCTTGAGGAAGGTCGGCAAGTGCTGCTGATTCGCGACTTCCGCCCGGACGAGCACCGTGCGCCGGGAGTTGATGACACTCTGTTTGATGATTGGCGCCTGCCGCTCACCGCCGAGTTGAAAAAGCGCATCAAAGCGGATGTCGCGCGATTGCTGCCTGCTCACGCCCAGCCCAGCGCCGCGCAATGGAAGATGATTTTCAGCGATACACCGTCTACCTCGGTGATTGCCGGTGCCGGTGCCGGCAAATCCACCTCCTTGGTACTGCGTATTTTGCTGCTCACCCATTACCTGGGCTTTGAGCTGAGCTCAATGACGGTGGTGACCTTCACCCGCGAGTCACGCAAAGACTTCATCAACAAGCTCATAGAAATTCTTAGCCTGTGGGGCCAACCCCTTGGTATGAAAGAAGCTCAGGCCGTGGTGCGCACCTTTCACTCGCGCATCCTGCCGATGGTGCGCAGCTTGCCGGGCTTTGAGCGCCTGCAAGCGTTCGAGAACCTGAACTCGGGCGTTGAAGACGCTGACGGCAACCCCTTCGACCTGCGTATCAACGAAGCCCAGCGCCAGCAGATGAATGCCTGCTATCACCGGCTGCACGGGCAGCACGCGCGTTTTCGTGAGCTGATTGCGCCACTCGCGCGCCACGGGCTGCAGCTCAAAGCGTTGGAGCGGGACCATCCGGATGTGCAAAAGCGCATGGCCGTGACCGAGTTGGCGGCCAAGCGCGATGAAGAACTCTGCGATGCGATCGAGGACCTGTGGTTCCGTGCGGGCGCCTGGCCGATCAAAGGCATTGAGCCCAATCGGCAGCCTGTGGGGATTAACGGCGCGCAATTTCACTGCCATGGCTATATCCGCGAGCTGGACGCCTGGGTGGTGCTGGGCTTTGATTCACGGGAAAACGCCCAGATCAGCCGGCCCAACGCAAAGCTGTCGCTACGCGCAGAATGGGCCGTAAAGCGCACCCTTTTTCAAGCTTTCTGCCGTAAGCCTTTGATATGGCTTGATAGTTATGAATCATCAAGGCGTCTTTTAAGCAGCTTGGCCGGTGATGCCACGGCCGGGCCAGGTTTTGATTACAAGGTTAAAGGTGAATTGGCTTCGGCGCCGTTGCTGGACAGTTTCGTGATGGCTGCCGGGTTTATCGAGAACCTTGGCCTGGACGTACCGACTGCGGTTGGGAAGATGAGCTTCGCCAAGGATGACCCGGACCGCTTTTTCTTCGAAGCCCTGAGCATCTTCTGGAAAGCCCTGGAAGATCACCTGCTGGACCAGTCGCCACCGATCATGACCTACAACCGCATGTTCTCGCTGTTTGGCGAAAATACGCCGGAAAACCTCAAGCTGCTCAGCGACACGCTGTTGCGGCCCTTGTCGCATTTGATGATCGATGAGTTCCAGGACGTTTCGCCGCAAATTGTCTCGTGGATCCGCGCCAGCCTGCGCGAGATCCGCAGCCGTGGCCCGGCCATGCACGTCGGGCGTGGCGCCCAGCGTTCATCGCTGCTGTGCGTGGGGGACGATTGGCAGTCAATCTACGGTTGGCGCGGGAGTTCGCCAAAATACTTTATGGCGTTCAACAACGAATTCCCTTCACCGGCCACCACCCGCGTGATGCTGGGCGAGAACTACCGCAGTCATCAACACATCATCGACGCGGCCGAGCATATTGTGCGTGCCGCGCCGGCGATCCCCGGCAAGAAGGCCAAGGCCAGTGGCGCGCCCAAGGCGTTGGTGCCGGTCAAGGTGCTGGAACGGGACGACGCGGCATTGGGTCGGCTGTTGCTGGAGCACTACCAGAAGGGTGAATCAGTGTTGATGCTGTATCGAAAAAGCAGCGATAAGCTATTGATTCAAGAGCATATTCAGCCTGCAATTAATGTTGATTCTAGCTTGCCGCCGCCGATGCGCAGGTTAAAGCAACTGACCTATCACAGTGCCAAAGGCTTGCAGGCTGATGCGGTATTTCTGCTTGGTGATTGCCAGCATGTCACGAGCTCGCCTTACAAGAACCAGGTGTACCGCATGGCGGGCCTGGGTAAGGACGGTGATAGCGAGCCGTATGACAATGCGCAAAAAGACGAGGTGCTGCGCTTGGCCTACGTGGGCATTACCCGGGCGGTGAGCCACTGCTATTGGTATGTAGAAAAGCCCGAAGCACAGGCGGTGAATATGCCGAAGGCATCGGAGCGGGTGGATTGCAAGAAAGCGTTTTTTGACGATCAACGCAGCTGA
- a CDS encoding DUF1652 domain-containing protein: MNKVGNMNKVTFPNACQLMRWHFHPMGFEGSMDAPGSMIVRLFDRASGETLIAIAGIPCATVMNAADVERIIEAVEDELESFVPPQSLRA, from the coding sequence ATGAACAAGGTGGGCAATATGAACAAAGTGACGTTCCCCAACGCCTGCCAGCTGATGCGCTGGCATTTTCATCCGATGGGCTTTGAGGGCAGCATGGACGCGCCCGGCAGCATGATCGTCCGCCTGTTCGACCGCGCCAGCGGCGAGACGCTGATTGCCATCGCCGGAATCCCTTGTGCAACGGTGATGAATGCGGCGGATGTGGAGCGGATTATTGAAGCGGTGGAGGATGAGCTGGAGTCGTTTGTGCCGCCGCAGTCATTGCGGGCCTGA